Part of the Engystomops pustulosus chromosome 4, aEngPut4.maternal, whole genome shotgun sequence genome is shown below.
CAATGTATGTGTATGAAGCAGAGGGACCGCCATGGGTACATAATTAATGCCACTACAGCACAAGTTAGGTACCCATAGCAGTTCCACAATTTCTAAGAGTTTTTCAACCTACTGGTAGCCATAATGGAGACAAAAATACACATTATTCATGATGAATTAAATAAAAGATACAGGATATCGCAATTTATCACAgtttagttttaatttttttgcattttggggaggattcaaaaaaattaaagtacATTAAGTATGTAATAGAAATAATTTGAGAATGCACAGCAAAATCTGGATGTTACAGAAACTGACAAGACACGGGGCATTAGGTACTCGGAGCAGAGACTGACTCAAAAGCAGTAATCACCAGGGGCAGGGAGCAGTCTTCCAGCGCTACAATGTCAAATAATCCAGAGCTATTTCCAGGGTATTCAATACTCATCATGAAAGGGATAATTGGGGTGATCGCTCCAGCTGAAatacaaaagttaaaaaataaaaagttgtattccaaaaaaaaaaatacaaaaggtaTTCAAAATGATTGTAGCTTCACAATACACAATGACACTTACACATCCATGGTCAGATAACGCAAGTTCTTATTGCATCCGTCCAGAGCTTCCACATCTTCATCATTTAATTCAAAGTCAAAGACCTGGAAGAAAATAAATCACAGGTAATAAAAATccttaaaaatattttcttttactcATAAGCACATGCTAAACTCTAAAATCTTATGTCTGAGCCTATGTCGGAGGACTGCGGACCGCGAAGTGTATATGCACCACACATATGAGTCACCTACAGCTATGCTCCAGCtcatcaaaagttaaagtgaaccTACCATCACGGAACTACCTAtatatcgggtggtaggtggatctataggacgtgaggatagccattTTAAGGGCTAATACTCACGTTCCtgcaattttttaataacttttatttgccttatatgtaaattttctaaagaggctactggggctactccacgccccagtagcctcttcgacCCCCCCTACCAGAAATTTCGGCGTAAATTTCCTCGTAGCTGTGAACCCTCGTCTGtgaaacctgccgtctgcgcatgtgcagtaaagCTTACCCGCAGCTGTGCGAGTCTGGCTTTGGAGCAGAccgctgcgcgccgaagatttctggtaggaggatggaagaggctactggggtgtggagtacccacgccgtgtagcctctgctccggctactccacgccccagtagcctctttagaaaatgtacatattaggcaaataaaagttattaaaaaattgcggggacatgaggattagcccttaaaagggttatcctcacgtcctatagatccacttaacacccaatctacctttataggtagatccgtggtgataggttccctttaaccggcTGTTACTCAATGAATCTCCCTTCATTTACCTTGCCTCCTTGTTGTGCTGTCTTCTCTGGTTTTCAGGGTTCTGATCCAATCACTTTCTGGGTTCAGAACTTTAATATCACATAAGAGATCTGCCTGACCTAGGATCTTGTCCTGCTCTAGTATGAGTACTAAGTAAGATCCTGGTAATCCGGGTAATCTGTTCTCTGTTTCCTGGTAATTTTCAACCTTTTCTTGTTTTCTCACTAtccttttgccttgtgattttgtactgcgtgtgtcctcttggttttgacccttcTCTGGAGACAATTCTTCTCTGTTTGTactgtcttgtctttgtctctgtgttttacaCAGGGAGGGAATATCGACTAGATGTCAACTTACCAACTAGGATAGGCCCGGCaaagagacagagacagcagGGAAGGGGATTGGTCTTAGAGGCAACTCTCTTTATGTCATCTATATGTTCTCAGATTCTGCCTTATGCAAAGGTAGAAACTTAAAAGAGTGGTTGGAGACTTACCTTTATTTTCCCATAAAccaattaaggggttaagaaaattcCATAAAGTTATTGGAAAGACCTTTCAATAGAAATTATTATTAgctcaatatatttttttaacttttaatttaCCTGAAAGTTCTCTTTGATCCTCTGGGGGGTGAAGCTTTTTGCAAGGACAACAACTCCCCTATCTAAAAGATATCGCATGGCAACCTGCGCAGGGGTGCGGTTCAGCTTTTTAGCAACTGTATTTAACACTGGGTCCTCAAGAAGTTTGGGGGAATTCTGATCAATCCTGTCCAGCAGAAAATATAAGCAAAccgattatattatatacatagtacagtatatacatagggggcagtattatagtagttatattcctgtacataggggcagtattatagtagttatattcctgtacatagggggcagtattatagtagttatattcttgtacatagggggcagtattatagtagttatattcctgtacatagggggcagtattatagtagttatattcttgtacatagggggcagtattatagtagttatattcttgtacatagggggcagtattatagtagttatattcctgtacatagggggcagtattatagtagttatattcctgtacatagggggcagtattatagtagttatatcactgtacataggggagcagtattatagtagttatattcctgtacataggggcagtattatagtagttatattcctgtacatagggagcagtattatagtagttatattcctgtacataggaggcagtattatagtagttatattcttgtacatagggggtagtattatagtagttatattcctgtacataggaggcagtattatagtagttatattcttgtacataggggcagtattatagtagttatattcttgtacataggggcagtattatagtagttatattcttgtacatagggggcagtattatagtagttattttcctgtacatagggggcagtattatagtagttatattcttgtacatagggggcagtattatagtagttatattcttgtacatagggggcagtattatagtagttatattcctgtacatagggggcagtattatagtagttatattcctgtacatagggggcagtattatagtagttatatcactgtacataggggggcagtattatagtagttatattcctgtacataggggcagtattatagtagttatattcctgtacatagggagcagtattatagtagttatattcctgtacataggaggcagtattatagtagttatattcttgtacatagggggtagtattatagtagttatattcttgtacataggggcagtattatagtagttatattcttgtacatagggggcagtattatagtagttatattcctgtacatagggggcagtattatagtagttatattcttgtacatagggggcagtattatagtagttatattcctgtacatagggggcagtattatagtagttatattcctgtacatagggggcagtattatagtagttatatcactgtacataggggagcagtattatagtagttatattcctgtacataggggcagtattatagtagttatattcctgtacatagggagcagtattatagtagttatattcctgtacataggaggcagtattatagtagttatattcttgtacatagggggtagtattatagtagttatattcctgtacataggaggcagtattatagtagttatattcttgtacataggggcagtattatagtagttatattcttgtacataggggcagtattatagtagttatattcttgtacatagggggcagtattatagtagttatattcctgtacatagggggcagtattatagtagttatattcttgtacatagggggcagtattatagtagttatatgcttgtacataggggggtagtattatagtagttatcttcttgtacatagggggcagtattatagtataaatattcttgtacatagggagcagtattatagtagttatattcttgtacatagggggcagtattatagtagttatattcctgtacatagggggcagtattatagtagttatattcttgtacatagggagcagtattatagtagttatattcttgtacatagggggcagtattatagtagttatattcctgtacataggggcagtattatactagttatattcctgtacatagggggcagtattatagtagttatattcctgtacatagggggcagtattatagtagttatatgcttgtacatagggggcagtattatagtagttatatgcttgtacataggggggtagtattatactgGTTCTTCTTATTCCTATGTTCTGCTGCATATCACTCTGTATAATACCATCTGATATAGTAGTATAATATTCTATACTTACCATTTCTTTGACCTGCCACTCCCCAGGACTCCATATGCTATCAGCACAATGTTTTGGATCTCGCAGAACTCCAGTAATTTGTTCTGGTTGAGGTATATGTGACATTCCACCTGTTTATGGATAAATCTGTTAGGATGTAGGTGTCTTTGGTCTCACTGATGATTACAGCCATAATAACTATGAGGAAATGTCACCTCATTGCAGACAGGTTTGTACTTGAGTCCTGGCATGTTGAGAATCAGTTCCAGTTGCTTGTGGTTAAAATTGGAGACTCCGATAGATTGGACAAGTCCTGCATCCTTACACGCCTCCAGAGCCTAAGAAGGGAAGAACTTTTGTCATTGCTACAACCTATATGAGATCTGTATCTAAGATCACCTGAAGGATCGGCTGATCTGATAAGAGGAGCTGGAATTAACCATGAAGTTTtcctgcagtggccactacaggtgATATGAGGTATTACATGGCAACATTTAATAAATTGTGATGCCTGATAAGTTTACCTTCCATGTATCCCGGATATCTGTGTTATGATAAATCGCTTTTCCATTTTCATCTGTTGGGAAAAGATTATCTCCAGGCTGGAGGAGAAAATGGGAAAATAATTAAGATTTACTCAGAGGAAACTGAGTAAATGCCCAAAAATTCCCTGGACAAACCTGAAACCCCATGGGTGTGTGTATAAGGAAGAGATCCAGGTAATCCAGCTGTAGATCCCTCAGAGATTGTTCCAGGCCAATGCGGACCCTCTCAGGATCGTGGTTATTATTCCATAACTGCAGGAATAACAATGGAGATTCCCGTAACTGAGCTCCGCCCCCTTATGGGCGTGTTAATAAGAAAACTTTTAGAGAATTTTACTTGGTTAGAGCAtccagaaagtttttttttcattttttaatcaaGTAATTTTTGTAgaatttgttttgtattttacaaacatagaaccccccccccccttcttaaaAAACTCAACTCTACCACTTACACCCTGTACAAACAACCCGTCGGGGGCAACAGCCTTTGGTGTGTAGATATAGTACATCACATGTAGGGACAGTACATCACATGTAGGTATAGTACATCACGTGTAGGGACAGTACATCACAtgtagggacagtacataacgtGTAGGTACAGTACATCACATGTAGGTACAGTACATCACGTGTAGGGACAGTACATCACGTGTAGGTACAGTACACCACATGTAAGTATAGTACATCACGTGTAGGTACAGTACACCACATGTAAGTATAGTACATCACGTGTAGGTACAGTACATCACGTGTAGGTACAGTACATCACATGTAGGTACAGTACATCGCGTGTAGGGACAGTACATCACATGTAGGTACAGTACATCACGTGTAGGGACAGTACATCACGTGTAGGTACAGTACACCACATGTAAGTATAGTACATCACGTGTAGGTACAGTACACCACATGTAAGTATAGTACATCACGTGTAGGTACAGTACATCACGTGTAGGTACAGTACATCACATGTAGGTACAGTACATCGCGTGTAGGGACAGTACATCACATGTAGGTACAGTACATCGCATGTAGGTATAGTACATCGCGTGTAGGGACAGTACATCACATGTAGGTACAGTACATCACGTGTAGGGACAGTACATCACGTGTAGGTACAGTACATCACATGTAAGTATAGTACATCACGTGTAGGTACAGTACATCACGTGTAGGTACAGTACATCACATGTAGGTACAGTACATCGCGTGTAGGGACAGTACATCACATGTAGAGACAGTACATCACATATAGGGACAGTACATCACGTGTAGGTACAGTACATCGCGTGTAGGTATAGTACATCACATGTAGGTACAGTACATCGCGTGTAGGTACAGTACATCACGTGTAGGTACAGTACATCACATGTAGGTACAGTACATCGCGTGTAGGTACAGTACATCACATGTAGGTATAGTACATCACGTGTAGGTACAGTACATCACGTGTAGGTACAGTACATCGCGTGTAGGTATAGTACATCACATGTAGGTACAGTACATCGCGTGTAGGTACAGTACATCACGTGTAGGTACAGTACATCACATGTAGGTACAGTACATCGCGTGTAGGTACAGTACATCACATGTAAGTATAGTACATCACGTGTAGGTACAGTACATCACGTGTAGGGACAGTACATCGCGTGTAGGTACAGTACATCACATGTAGGTACAGTACATCACGTGTAGATACAGTACATCACATGTAGGTACAGTACATCGCGTGTAGGTATAGTAC
Proteins encoded:
- the LOC140126047 gene encoding aldo-keto reductase family 1 member C1-like isoform X1 — translated: MALQSDSYVLLNDGHRMPVLGFGTFATETYTKEQARESVKVAIEVGYRQIDGAAMYGNEVQVGEGIRCKIADGTVTREDIFYTGKLWNNNHDPERVRIGLEQSLRDLQLDYLDLFLIHTPMGFQPGDNLFPTDENGKAIYHNTDIRDTWKALEACKDAGLVQSIGVSNFNHKQLELILNMPGLKYKPVCNEVECHIYLNQNKLLEFCEIQNIVLIAYGVLGSGRSKKWIDQNSPKLLEDPVLNTVAKKLNRTPAQVAMRYLLDRGVVVLAKSFTPQRIKENFQVFDFELNDEDVEALDGCNKNLRYLTMDVWSDHPNYPFHDEY
- the LOC140126047 gene encoding aldo-keto reductase family 1 member C1-like isoform X2, which translates into the protein MALQSDSYVLLNDGHRMPVLGFGTFATETLWNNNHDPERVRIGLEQSLRDLQLDYLDLFLIHTPMGFQPGDNLFPTDENGKAIYHNTDIRDTWKALEACKDAGLVQSIGVSNFNHKQLELILNMPGLKYKPVCNEVECHIYLNQNKLLEFCEIQNIVLIAYGVLGSGRSKKWIDQNSPKLLEDPVLNTVAKKLNRTPAQVAMRYLLDRGVVVLAKSFTPQRIKENFQVFDFELNDEDVEALDGCNKNLRYLTMDVWSDHPNYPFHDEY